The genome window CATACAGCTGttcagagagtcagagaaacagagacaggcaCAGCAGCGGCAGAGAGGTAGGTAATGATTGTATCgtagtgttttattttcagcatgatATTCAATAGTGAGTGTTTGGGACAAACAGCAACGTGTATCCTGAGCAGATCTCCTCTCAGCTGTATTGATCACAAAGTGGCTCCTCTCAGAGAGCCAGATAAAAACCTGTGGAGCTATGCGGCCAGGAGCGTGAGCACAGCCCAGCCCTGGACCTTAACCACAGCTCTTTTTACCTGCTAtaccagtctctctctctcttcctgcttttcgctgtttgagtgttttgtcCTTCAGCACAAAGCACAATGGGAGCACAAATGGCCACAGATGGGGTGGCAGACTGAGCAGACTTCCTAATGTATTAAAAGTGAAATTCAGAGcctgttgtgtatgtgtgtgccctGTTCCTGTAGCTGGTCAGATTAAACAGCTGTCTATAATCCCACAGTgggagcagacacagacaggacgGTCCCcttatcctcctcctctcctcccctcttctctcctctcctcttgagGAAGTGACAAAAATAGCTCCGTTGTAAACAGAAAGTAATGAAAGCATTTTGATTTCATGTCACCCACCTTTTCATCACGCGTGTCCAGCTCTTGTTCCTTTGAGTGAAGCTTCAGACAATCACCAAATCAATATGGGGACAAGTGTATCTGGATGCATGCTTTGTCTAAGTCCCACAGCACTCACTGCATACAGTGGCACACTAAATTTGATCAAAGAGGTTGTTTACTGAAACATATGGCCGCTTCCCTGCAGGAAGCAGCCGACcaattcagcagcacagagagcttgtttgtgtgtttagggTTCTTCAGGAGAGAATAGCTGCATCTATTTATACCAGCCATCCCCGTCTGCCTCGATCCACaaccttgtgtgtttgtgttcagagcGTCTCGCATGGGGCAAACAGCGGAGTGCCCCTCGTGTTCTTGAGGATCACTGTGTCAATGGCCCTCGTGCAGCACACTCCAGAGTGGCACTCTTTAAATACAGACACCAGCTGTTGAACGCATCTACACGAGCTCCCAGAAATGGGCTAACACCACGGACTGAGGCCGACTGTGGCGAGAGTTTTGCGGAGGAAAACACTGGATTCGTAGACGGCTGGCATTAAAAGCATATTATTTGAAAGTGATGTAATATGTTAGTTTCATGACTGCAGTACATTTGCAGCTGTATGGGAGGTGTCCAAAAAGTTCAGATGTATTAACTGTGATCTGTGGCTATTTGGTTTGAAGAGTGATGGCAgcattgtatttattattttaacaaGGGTTAATCACTTACTAATAACCCCTTTCCCCCGTGTCATTTGCAGAAGCCCAGTGTCATGAGTGGGCCGCTCCGGCAGCGACCTCTCCGCTGTATACAGTACATGAGGAGTTGTAATAACACTTTTGATTGGCTTATGTTTGGGTTCCATGTTTGAGAGAACAGATAGGCTTaatttctgtctccttttctcttgtaATCCATTAAGAGTCGGCTAAAAgcgagaaaaagaaaaacacagagaagagagttACTGAGAATCAATGAATGCCACATTAAGTCTACAATACGGTTTACATCTGCTTTGCTAGAACATAGAAGAGGGCCCTCTCTCTTTACGCTTTCATTGAATGCATATGTTTACTACACTTAACAGCAGTGTGTAGTACTAatgcagaaagacacacatttctgtACAAATATATAAACCGCGCCGCATattgatttcattgtttttcattgcacAGTGCACATTTATTGCGCTCTTTGCCAgttgtacacatgcacacatactctAAAGCTATCTCCTCACAGGCTGCAAAAATCATCACACCTCTCAGCTCAGGTTTACATTGCAGAAAGATCTGGTTCCAGCAGCTGCACCGGCAGacgaacacacagacagaaagacaacacTCTCAGCTCGCTGAATAATAGCTGCTTATttatacaatatatatatatagtctgCTTTAGTGTGTACAGTTTCGGGCATGGCAGTGTTTTTCTAAAAGACACATTGTGTGTACGAGGCCACTTACACAGAATGTAAGGCAACAGTCCTGCAACATGCTTGTGGCCATGGACCGTCCACCCagtgtcatgttttcttctcatgTCCCTTGCTGTACCATCCATCCCCTTCACACCACAGAGCCTGGCCTTGCCTTGTTTGGTCCTGGCAGGGTCTCTGGCAGAGGACAGCGGAGCTCCTGGTAGCAGGACGGAGCTCTTCTGAAAGCCAGTCCACAATGATGGACAGCAGCAGATCCAGCTGCACTTGTCACTGGCTGTCAAGGCGGCTGTCTGAACTCAGGGACGAGAGGGGACAGGCGGGgaggagtgtgtgcatgtgaatctgtgtgtgtgtgtgtgtcagggggttGGAGGTTACAGTGGAGGGGCACTGATTGGGATGTCAGAGCtacatggagtgtgtgtgcgtgaaggagaaagagggaggagaaggggtgggaggggggctctcagtcagcagcagctgagcgaGTGAGCAGGTGTTACTGTATGTCTCCCAGGCCCACGAATATCCAACAAGAGAGACACAATACAAGTTTGGATTCATTTCCACTCCCTGcattgatttgttttggttctttttATGGGGCTGTGGGTTTAAGGAAACAATCGATGTCTCCCAGGTGAAAATACCAATGCTGTCCTCCTTACCCAACTGCCTCCGCTTTGAAAGAATGAATTTTTGTGTTTCATCCTGAGCTCCATCttgatgtctgtttttctctttctttccccccTGTCATTTCACAGGTAGCAGAGTGCAGAAGGTTGGAACAATGCCAGATTCACCTGCGGATGTGAAAACCCAGCCCAGGTCCACCCCACCCACCATGCCTCCTCCACCCCCGGCTGTCAGCCAAGCAACCAATCGTAACGCTTCATTCACCCCCACTACCAGTAAATCAAGTGAGCTACAGCTATGTTTGACACTTAGAGTCAACTCTAGTGAAGGCACATCAACTATAGTTCAAACCTTTACCATAAACTACGTAGCTGCACATGTTCCACAGATGTTTAGCTTTTATGctttgaaatactttttttttttttaacttaaagaTGATCGTTTTGTGCTGAAGAGTCAGGTCAGCAGGAAGTTAACCAGGCAGGTGTGAGAAAAACAGTGAGCTGGTAGGCGTGCTGGACCGGCGACCCATCGCTGTAACAGCTCTAAGTCTTCATTTCACAGTAAGCGCTGGAGAACATGACCATAGTTACATGAGCTGGTACCTACATCTTTGCAAATGGTGCTTCTCTACAGCGCTGACATGCATATCTAAGCATCATTTGTAGGTCAAATGCCATTTTGGCAGCCAGATTAAAACTGTACTAAATTGGGGCAACCAGTGGCCTTGAGGTTAAGATGCATCATGTACTATGATCACAATGTCCGCGGTTTGACTCTGGTCAGGGACCTTTGTTTGCGTGTCattccctgtctctctctctctctgtttgtttcctgtccaCTGTCAGATGAAAGACAGTTGATTCCAAAGTTGAAGTGTAGATTACGCAAACCTCTTGCCACAACAGTATTTCAGTGCATTAAGACCTgctacatgttaaaaaaaactattCACCTATCAATCTGTAATAAATTAGACAAATTAGTACACTTCTGCAGTACCTCACAAGCCATCTGCAGCGGACTACACAGTCAAATTTTGTGCCTTTTAAGCCAACTGTCGTGAACACTTTATATGCTTGTGTAAAGGGAGAGAAATTCCAAAtatgtgtttcttcctctttctggtTGACAAGTGTCGAAGCCACTTGtttgtcaggtgtgtgtctctgcaagcattatatgtgtgtgtgtatgtgtatttcgAACAGAATGCCCTTGCAAGTGTGACAAGTGTCTTTGAGCGCATGTGCAAGTGCGGCTGTGgcattgtgtgtgcatgtgtgtctgtgttgtttacCAGCTGGTTGGGCGGCAGTGGCCGGGGTGGTGATGCGGTGTGTAGACTACTTTCTTCCCTATATAGCAATGACAGGCCATGTTGTTTCACCTGTTGTGGCTGGCGGTCAGCAGTGTAGCTCTCTCCTcgcacctctccctctctctaaaACCAGAACACAAGTGCTGCCTGTTGGGATCACATGGGTCAGCCCATATGTGTTCAGCAAGCATGCCTGAGAGGAACCACGGAAACTGGACTATTGAACAAATAAACTGTTTAGAGTCTCGTTTTCAAGTATGAGTATAAGTAttttatttaagtttatttttaagGGACCATGCACTATATTAAACATAGATGTGAGCATTTGGTGTATTGTGTGATGTATGTATTGTATCCACAATGGCTCACTGCAGAGTCCTTTAAATAATAGGTTGCTGTAGCAGTGATAAAATTAGAGTTTCGATGCCATGCTCAGTGCGAGTGCTAGCATATGCTGTTATAATACAATACAATTATTTGATTACAGGTGTATACATAAAAAGACCATTATATGTTTAACCTGAGAGAAAACTATGTTACATTTTGTCACCATTTCTTATTTAAACACAGACATATTGgacataaatgtaaaaaaatgacacagtgatgagagagaagagatagaaaaacagtttttttgtttgacaCTGACATCATATAAGACTGACGATGCACcctgcattcattttgtgtcGTGAAAATCTAAAAACCGGGGAAAGgtcaaacgtgtgtgtgtgtgtgtgtgtgtgtgtgtgtgtgtgtgtgtgtgtgtgtgtgtgtgtttgtgtgtgagagagagcttCTGTTTATTTCCAAGTTTGTTTGTGCCTTCATTATGAAGAATATGGGAGTGATTATATATGTGCCTGAATGCTCTGTGTATTCTGAACCTTAAAGCTGCAAATCTACTTTCAGCTGGTGGACATGTGTAGAGCCAGATTTAGCTACACACCTGCTATTGGAATAAAAGTAACACAGGCTTCAGGACTATTTTTGGCACCTCTTTAACAAGTTCCTCTTATAGTTGTGTCCTAGTGAGTGAGGGGGAGAGGGTGAGGAGCAGGGTGGAATAGTCTGATACAGGGGGAGAtagagggggaggggggtcaAATGGTACCACTTGTGAGACAGCTGAAgttactgcaaacacacacacacacacaaacacacacgcacagctctCAGTCAAACCGGCTGAAAATTGCACCACGGAAGTCACTTGGTGCATGATATGCTGTAGGAGTAGTGTCAAATTTGAGTGCAATGTTTGCGTTACTCATGTTTAATCTGAACCACAGCCTCCTCAATCAGCAGGATTTAAGTGCTCCTGCCCTCATCGTGCCCCCAGGTCTGTCAGTTGCCCCCCCAGGCCCCTCAAAAACTACTGACCCAGTTCACGTTGTCtcttccttctgtctgtttatctgcAGTGCTGAATGGGAGCAGCCACTCTCCTACATCGCTGAACGGTGCTCCGTCCACTCCTAACGGCTTCAGTAATGGGCCAGCCATGTCCTCGACGGCCTCGCTTTCCAACCAGCAGCTCCCGCCCGCGTGCGGTGCCCGGCAACTCTGCAAACTGAAGCGCTTCCTGACCACGCTGCAGCAGTTTGGCAACGACATATCGCCTGAGATTGGAGAGAGAGTGCGCAGCCTCGTGCTGGGGCTGGTGGTGAGTTCTCATTATATTCATGTAGAATATAACATTTTGATGACTGTCTCCAACGGTACTACCCATGAAATCATTcaacaatttatttatttgtttgtatcttCTTATTATTTGATAATAGCATACAGTTAATTAATGTGTTGCAGAGTGTTTTGCTTACAGTCCCACAAGCTAATATTTTTTCTCTTGTGCACGAAAGATAACTTGTGGGCACAACATATTATCTTGTTTGCATAAGATATGGACCTTGTCCAGACAATAATATTTTTTAGGGACTGCTGTAAGCCTGTTATTAAAGTTCTTAGTGACTCTTGCCTCCACACATTGTCTAACTCCACTCTCTTGGACAGAACTCCACTCTCACCATCGAAGAGTTTCACTCCAAACTTCACGAGGCCACCAACTTCCCTCTGAGGCCGTTCGTCATTCCCTTCCTGAAGGTAAGTACTCGCGCACAGATTTTATGTGAGCTAAATCAAGTCTGATGTCTTCAGTCGACAAGTTCaaagctctctgctgctgtccatATGGCCAGTATTCAGGActttgtgttagtgtgtgtgcagatatcATACTGCTCCTTTTCTGCCTCCAAACAGAAAGGGTtgacagagaggcagggagggaaacCTTGTCTTGATTGGAAACCTGTaggtgtacttgtacttgtagtACTATGTAGGAAACAGTGGGATGTGCTTTTGAATGCCTGTTAaaagtagtgtgtgtgtatgtgtgtatgtgtgtgtgtgtgtgtgtgtgtgtgtgtgtgtgtgtgtcagacctcCTGGAGTGCGATGATCCTCCACATCTGGGACATTGCAGCAATGACTGCATTATATCAACCAGACAGGTCTGAGAGAGCTGTttgacagcactgacacacacacacgcacacacacaatatacacaTCAGCACaccctggagagagagagacacatggCAGAGGAAGGTGTCAAGGGGCCTGTCTTATCTTGTCCTGTCTCTTCATCTatcactttcttttttcatgccCTAATCTGGCATTATTTCACTCTCACCCCATCTATCTGTTGTTCCCCCATGAGTTTCAATCTCACCTCTTGTCCACTTAACCCTCCTCTCTACATTTACATCAGTTCAAGGAATCTATATCCTCCCAACAACAACTTATTTCTTTCTTAATGCCgacctgtctgtcttccttgtttttttttgtttttttttaaccactgaAGGCAAACCTGcccctgctgcagagagagttGCTCCACTGTGCCAGGTTGGCCAAGCAGACTCCAGCTCAGTATCTGGCCCAACACGAGCAGCTTCTCCTGGATGCCAATGCCAGCTCACCGCTCGACTCCTCCGAGATCATGCTGGAGATGAATGAGCATGGCAAGAGAAGGACCCCTGACAGGtagcagctctccattaaagACAAGCACACGCATAAACACAGACTTCAGAGGCACACATACATTGGCAGACTCTCACACAGCCAGCGTTGTATATGAATTATTTCAGGGTATTTCAGAATGCCAAGCGACAAGGGGAGCCCATAAATCCTCTGTGCGGGAGGCGGAAGTCTGGACAGCCCTGATGCCAGGCCAGCTctgggagggaggggtgagatAAATGCAGAGTAGGAAACGAGAGAATGAGCCAGAGAAGAGGGTGTAAAATACAGTAGATGTCCTCAGCACAACCCAAAGACCAGCAGTGAGCTGTGGTGTGCAATTGTCCCACATTTCTCCTGAGTGCTCTACTTAATGCACCCAGCTAAGAAGACGACACAAGAGAGAATTAACTGgcatttccttttcttcccttttctgcCTTGGTCTCATACTGGCCCTTCACTTCTTCACctctctcactcgctctctctctctctttctctctctctccctctcactttctcGGACTGCCTGACCTGCGGGCTCCCAGCAGCTGTCCATATGTCAGGGATGTGTCCAGATGGTGATGTGCTGACCATAACACAGAGCACATCCTGAGAGGGGTGTGGGgaggtgggtggtggtgggacGAGGGGTTGGAGCCGAACGTGCAATCCCACTGTAATCCGCACACCTCCGCCTCCCGACCTGTGGCTTATACACAGCAGGCAGGGCccagtggaggagggggaggggggttcAGGCTGAGGCAGGGCCTACGTCCTGCCAGCTGTTCTTCTGATTTGTCAGATATTAAAGCAAGGGATGTGTACGAGTACGGCCGACATGCACAAATATACACAATCATAagtgtgagcacacacacgcccgcacgcacacacataaactcacatCATCTTCATGGTGCTGCGTTACATTTATTCGCTTTTGATCCCCAGGATGATAAAGAGTGACTTCTATCCGAATGCGTGGCTATTGCCATCCAGCTAAACAGATTAATATCAACACTCCCATTTAAACTGTCCAGATGGCTTGAAAACACAAccgctcacacacgcacacacacacacacacacacacacacacacacacacacacacacttcaagtACGCAGACACAAATGAGAGTCACCAAACATctgccaaacacacagcatTCAGCCCATATTGCCCCTTAAGCCCGAGAGcagggtgggagggagaggggagaaatACTTGCAATCTAAGTGTGGGCTGAGGGATATTCAGATTAAGAGCTCGAGATGCAGGGTGTACAGTTGGACTTGGCTTTGTTTGGTACATATGGCGTACAGCTGTGCAAAAGCTTTGGAGTGCCGCTGCCGTACTGTAACTGAACAACAAGCAGCTCTCAGCAGGGATAcatgtgtgagaatgtgtgtttatatacacCACGTGGGAGTTGTtgaattataaaaaaaaaaacaagtttttgtttCTTGCCAGAGCTCCTCAAACAGGTACGGTCCCCAGTACTAGATGCTCTAGTCTTATAGTATATAGGaaactgtgatttgtgatttgaCAGATTATTTGTTCACACAAAGATACAAGGCTTCTTTTGCATCTAGAGTCcatgtcttcatttgttttgataaaATTATTAGCTCTGTCGATTTGTTCTACatgtttttacagctttttttgCCACCTTGATCTGATTTCAGGGCGTTCTGGTCCCCGCTGGGGCATGTTTTCCTGAACTATGAAGTAATACACTGGCATTGTTTTTTTAGCCTGGCATAGCCATCCCACAGTTTTCACATTACTCATTGTGGTCTGGCCAGGTCATAGATGGGCTAGCTGGTTAATTCTCTCCCTTCAGACTTTAACGTGGTGTCAAATATCTGTTTCTCAATAAaactgagagagaaatgagccgtgtggctgcagattttttttggaaacgAGGGTAGCCACGTTAGCATCAAAACAAATTCTGATTGGTCCAGCTTTTATATGAAGCAGCTGAATAGATTCTTGGGCGAACATTTGTGGAATAATGGTAAATGTGGTAGTGGAAACAGAGCTTAAGAGATGAAGTCTGGCCATTGCATATTTGCAAATAAGCATGAATTGTATGACACAGATCTGTTTTGTTGTAGATCATCATATACCACACATCCCACAGCTGGAACAACGCTGCAGGCCTTGTTTTGTGTCCAACCAGCTCAGCTTTCATCCCATGAAGTTCTTCTTGGGatgttttatgtttcatgtCTTTAGATCCACTTTTTCATACTGTACACTGCTAACTGCGTGTTGCTGACATTATGCCTGGCTAtaatttctgtttctgtttaacaTGCGCTCATGTTCTAACACGctcccctgtcctcctcttACAGGACCAAAGACAGCTCAGAGAGAGATGGGTTGCACCCAGAGCACCTGGCTAAGAGGCCCTGCACCATCAGCCCCAGCCAACGCTTCAGCCCCAGCACGGGTCTTCCTGCTCACCCGCCTCCCAACGGCCTCCCCACACACCCTCCCAACGGCCTATCCCACCCACCCAACCCCCAAATGGGACCCCAGCACTATCGCTTAGAAGACATGGCCTTGGCACACCAATACAGAGACGCTTACAGACACAATGAACACCGCGATGCCCGAGACAGGCACCGGCAGACAGGTAGAACAGCTGCAGAGCACTCAGAGCATCAGATAAATCTACAGGTCTGCAGTCAGATATATGGTCAAGACTGTGGGCTTGTGCATGTGAAAGTGGGGTGCATGTGGAGAACAAAGGCCAGTTGTCTGTCCAGTGTGATAATCCTTGTGGCAGGGTGTCTATATAAAGACCACAGCCATACATGCCCATGTGCTACAACTGTGGCAACCATATATGCCTTCCTTCTGCTTTCCCAAAAGGAAACAGATGAATTCTTAGCCAAACTGTCTCACTGATTAGACATGAGGCTGTAGCATAGACGCACAAGTGCCTGCCACCAGTCATTTTCTTTGATATTAAACTTTGATGACTGAATACAGCGCTGCATCGTGGATAGTCTGGTGCTCCTACCTATCTTATTACAAGGAAGGGTAATTGAATAAATAATGATCAAATAATAgaatacaagaaaataaaacagtaatacGGAGAGAAGAGAACAAATGAATACTCAACAAGAAATGAATGAACCCTCGCAGATACTACAGAGACTGCAAGTCATGAACATACACAGACTGGTGtagacagactgctgtttggAGTCAGAAACACAGTATACTGTCTATGTGCTGAATCTAACAGAGAcccttgtgtgtgtcttttagcAGTGCATGGAGCCCGCCAAGAGGAGGTGATCGACCACCGTCTTACAGATCGAGAGTGGGCAGAGGAATGGAAGCACCTTGATAATGTACGTATGAGCATGATAGCAACGTTTAATGTCCTCCACCTCTTTGTTCATTTAAAGAATAGAGCTAGTGGGTGATTAAAGTTGGTTTTAGTGCTAAAGGTTTTATGCAGGTGACAGGGACAAGAACTGTTGACAGACAGAACAGCCTCCGTCCCTTCTGAGTTAGCAGTTGACGGACAGCTGACCTTAGGGGGTCTGTGCCAGTGTTGTGAAttaacaacagacagacacttaTCTGGCTTCCTGGCACCCAACTCCATGAAGACAAAATCATGTGcgctagacacacacacacacacacacacacacacacacacacacacacacacacatagacatgcacacacagaaataggGCCCCAGATGGAGCTCAGGacccagcagagagcagctccagCTGGGGAGAGCAGCTGAGACAAGAGCTGCAGTCATGGAGAGAACCGGCCAGGCCTGGACTCATGCCAAATTAGAAACACTTCACTGAAATAAATATAGCTAACTCAGAGGGGAGGGAGTGGAGCGACAGAGGAAAGGAGGCAGAGACCgagggagggaaagatgaaTGGGAATAATGATATGGACTGAATGTCAAACATGCTAAACCCATTTAGCAGACCTGGCCGGGTCTGGAATCGCAGAGCTCTGTGGAAAAAAAGTGACACTGTTTATAACGGTACGggggaaagcagagagaggagaggaaatctGTTGAGTTGGCAGAGAATGGAGCAGAAGGGTGGAAGGAATTGGCTCAACTTTTTCATCAGCAGCCCAGCTGTTACGTTAGCGTTGTTGTGATGCTCTTAGATGTCGAAATTCACTGACGAGCACACAACCCATGAGCAGATAGTCCAAGACAGAAACacgcagccacacacaaacgcacgctAGAAGGTAGATTTACAGCCCAAAAAACTaaccttttcctttttaagGGGCTTTGTTTCAATGACCTGTGGAGTTTTATTTATGGATTTATCAATGGTCATTTCAAAAACTAGTGTGAAAATAGTCACTTTAGGTTGGCCTAAGCATGTGTTTTGGAGGAAGGACTGACCTTTTCAACTACTCAGAGTACTGTCAGACTTCTCCTCCCATTCATTCATCACTCTAACTAAATGTTTCAACCCATCCTCAATCCTGCAGCTCTTGAACTGCATCATGGACATGGTGGAGAAGACGCGCCGCTCTCTGACGGTGTTGCGTCGCTGCCAGGAGGCCGACCGGGAGGAGATGAATCACTGGATTCGGCGCTACAGCGacgtggaggagatgaaaaaaggTGGGAGCAACGGACAGcactgccttcctcctcctcctcctcttcctcctcctactcctcaCCACAACTCCTCCTCCAACACAGCTAGCAGCAGCGAGTCACTGCCCATAGGAACTTCTTCGGCTGCCGaaaggcagacaggcagacagacaggtagacaaacacacacagggcatgTTTGGCAAAgcaaaacactcacagcaaggTAGGGCTTATTTGAAACGCCGTTATATATCAATTTAGACACAAAAAGTCATTTATATTATCTTATTTTCCTGCAATTTCACAAATTTGGCTCACACTGTGAGGCAATACAAATCTAGTTGCAACATCCTGCATCTGATTGCACCCTTATGCCGCCAGCATGCTCATTCATAATTAAGATTTGTATTCACTTCTAACTCCCGTGCTCCCATTCCTTCCCAGAAATGGCTGATAAAAAGTTGATGACAGcttatttgctgctgttgccatACACATAGCTTGTATTGGTCCCAGCACATATAGAATTGGAAACTATAAAGGGAGACTTGTGGATGTGCGTTTGTGCAAATCAAGAGTCttattgctgtgtgtttgtgtgtgtgtgtgtttgtgtgtaattgaGACTGAATGTatgcttgtgcttgtgtgtttcagagatcCACAGAGACTTCTTACACAGGCCTCCTTCAGGATACCTGCCAGAAGAAATCTGGAGGAAAGCTGGTAAGAGCCAAGCATCCCCCTTCTCTCTATAGTCTTCATGATTGACCTCACACAGACTAAcaaaacacgcacgcacacgcacacgcacacacacacacacacacacacacacacacacacacacacacacacacaatcaccatCATCACTCTTCAGGGCCCTCACCCTggctacagagacagacagagcagaggccTTACAGCCGTAGGTCCGTCAGGGCAGAGGATTGGAGGTCTTCTGTGTCATTAGGGCTAAATGCCCTCCATCTGTCACCACTATGAAAGGCCACtgcagttaaagctgcagtgaaaatgcagTCACCTGGCCCAAGGCAGGCCGCAGCAGCGCAGCACAGGTTGGAGAT of Chaetodon auriga isolate fChaAug3 chromosome 1, fChaAug3.hap1, whole genome shotgun sequence contains these proteins:
- the cbfa2t3 gene encoding protein CBFA2T3 isoform X1, which encodes MSAEVYLERQKKADLGAGTSSAPAFVPRVPTVTLISHRELRDKHTAHRLQPGNLDPNLATSSLYRCSEGSRVQKVGTMPDSPADVKTQPRSTPPTMPPPPPAVSQATNRNASFTPTTSKSMLNGSSHSPTSLNGAPSTPNGFSNGPAMSSTASLSNQQLPPACGARQLCKLKRFLTTLQQFGNDISPEIGERVRSLVLGLVNSTLTIEEFHSKLHEATNFPLRPFVIPFLKANLPLLQRELLHCARLAKQTPAQYLAQHEQLLLDANASSPLDSSEIMLEMNEHGKRRTPDRTKDSSERDGLHPEHLAKRPCTISPSQRFSPSTGLPAHPPPNGLPTHPPNGLSHPPNPQMGPQHYRLEDMALAHQYRDAYRHNEHRDARDRHRQTAVHGARQEEVIDHRLTDREWAEEWKHLDNLLNCIMDMVEKTRRSLTVLRRCQEADREEMNHWIRRYSDVEEMKKGGSNGQHCLPPPPPLPPPTPHHNSSSNTASSSESLPIGTSSAAERQTGRQTEIHRDFLHRPPSGYLPEEIWRKAGTTSIPLSPALKHLQNRQEEAVNEVKRQAMSELQKAVSDAERKAHEMISAERSKMERALAEAKRQASEDALTVINQQEDSSESCWNCGRKASETCSGCNTARYCGSFCQHKDWEKHHHVCGQGLQGLPGGSSVPLGTPSSTSSASSSAPPTHSESTPPGPLSLAGQSSMAGGAGSGSVSASPKESSSSSASRSTTPATPALLDATSR
- the cbfa2t3 gene encoding protein CBFA2T3 isoform X5, encoding MSAEVYLERQKKADLGAGTSSAPAFVPRVPTVTLISHRELRDKHTAHRLQPGNLDPNLATSSLYRCSEGSRVQKVGTMPDSPADVKTQPRSTPPTMPPPPPAVSQATNRNASFTPTTSKSMLNGSSHSPTSLNGAPSTPNGFSNGPAMSSTASLSNQQLPPACGARQLCKLKRFLTTLQQFGNDISPEIGERVRSLVLGLVNSTLTIEEFHSKLHEATNFPLRPFVIPFLKANLPLLQRELLHCARLAKQTPAQYLAQHEQLLLDANASSPLDSSEIMLEMNEHGKRRTPDRTKDSSERDGLHPEHLAKRPCTISPSQRFSPSTGLPAHPPPNGLPTHPPNGLSHPPNPQMGPQHYRLEDMALAHQYRDAYRHNEHRDARDRHRQTAVHGARQEEVIDHRLTDREWAEEWKHLDNLLNCIMDMVEKTRRSLTVLRRCQEADREEMNHWIRRYSDVEEMKKEIHRDFLHRPPSGYLPEEIWRKAGTTSIPLSPALKHLQNRQEEAVNEVKRQAMSELQKAVSDAERKAHEMISAERSKMERALAEAKRQASEDALTVINQQEDSSESCWNCGRKASETCSGCNTARYCGSFCQHKDWEKHHHVCGQGLQGLPGGSSVPLGTPSSTSSASSSAPPTHSESTPPGPLSLAGQSSMAGGAGSGSVSASPKESSSSSASRSTTPATPALLDATSR
- the cbfa2t3 gene encoding protein CBFA2T3 isoform X3, which encodes MSAEVYLERQKKADLGAGTSSAPAFVPRVPTVTLISHRELRDKHTAHRLQPGNLDPNLATSSLYRCSEGSRVQKVGTMPDSPADVKTQPRSTPPTMPPPPPAVSQATNRNASFTPTTSKSMLNGSSHSPTSLNGAPSTPNGFSNGPAMSSTASLSNQQLPPACGARQLCKLKRFLTTLQQFGNDISPEIGERVRSLVLGLVNSTLTIEEFHSKLHEATNFPLRPFVIPFLKANLPLLQRELLHCARLAKQTPAQYLAQHEQLLLDANASSPLDSSEIMLEMNEHGKRRTPDRTKDSSERDGLHPEHLAKRPCTISPSQRFSPSTGLPAHPPPNGLPTHPPNGLSHPPNPQMGPQHYRLEDMALAHQYRDAYRHNEHRDARDRHRQTAVHGARQEEVIDHRLTDREWAEEWKHLDNLLNCIMDMVEKTRRSLTVLRRCQEADREEMNHWIRRYSDVEEMKKGGSNGQHCLPPPPPLPPPTPHHNSSSNTASSSESLPIGTSSAAERQTGRQTEIHRDFLHRPPSGYLPEEIWRKAEEAVNEVKRQAMSELQKAVSDAERKAHEMISAERSKMERALAEAKRQASEDALTVINQQEDSSESCWNCGRKASETCSGCNTARYCGSFCQHKDWEKHHHVCGQGLQGLPGGSSVPLGTPSSTSSASSSAPPTHSESTPPGPLSLAGQSSMAGGAGSGSVSASPKESSSSSASRSTTPATPALLDATSR
- the cbfa2t3 gene encoding protein CBFA2T3 isoform X4; its protein translation is MSAEVYLERQKKADLGAGTSSAPAFVPRVPTVTLISHRELRDKHTAHRLQPGNLDPNLATSSLYRCSEGSRVQKVGTMPDSPADVKTQPRSTPPTMPPPPPAVSQATNRNASFTPTTSKSMLNGSSHSPTSLNGAPSTPNGFSNGPAMSSTASLSNQQLPPACGARQLCKLKRFLTTLQQFGNDISPEIGERVRSLVLGLVNSTLTIEEFHSKLHEATNFPLRPFVIPFLKANLPLLQRELLHCARLAKQTPAQYLAQHEQLLLDANASSPLDSSEIMLEMNEHGKRRTPDRTKDSSERDGLHPEHLAKRPCTISPSQRFSPSTGLPAHPPPNGLPTHPPNGLSHPPNPQMGPQHYRLEDMALAHQYRDAYRHNEHRDARDRHRQTAVHGARQEEVIDHRLTDREWAEEWKHLDNLLNCIMDMVEKTRRSLTVLRRCQEADREEMNHWIRRYSDVEEMKKASSSESLPIGTSSAAERQTGRQTEIHRDFLHRPPSGYLPEEIWRKAGTTSIPLSPALKHLQNRQEEAVNEVKRQAMSELQKAVSDAERKAHEMISAERSKMERALAEAKRQASEDALTVINQQEDSSESCWNCGRKASETCSGCNTARYCGSFCQHKDWEKHHHVCGQGLQGLPGGSSVPLGTPSSTSSASSSAPPTHSESTPPGPLSLAGQSSMAGGAGSGSVSASPKESSSSSASRSTTPATPALLDATSR